In the Helianthus annuus cultivar XRQ/B chromosome 11, HanXRQr2.0-SUNRISE, whole genome shotgun sequence genome, one interval contains:
- the LOC110919105 gene encoding uncharacterized protein LOC110919105 gives MVWYGQCIPRHSFHLWLVLKNKLKTQDRLAVWEAGSETNLRLMCCPLCNYGRDSRDHLFFQCTYAAKVWNIVNRRIDMGNVNDTWNSILVWIEQNSASKKLEHIVCKLVVAASAYFIWQERNNRLFSNVQRNEDTVAQVVLDMVRLRIMGFKIGRDANHGKLLEAWRLMEDEPG, from the coding sequence ATGGTTTGGTATGGCCAATGCATTCCAAGGCACTCGTTTCATCTTTGGTTGGTGTTAAAGAACAAGCTAAAGACTCAGGATAGGTTGGCGGTTTGGGAAGCGGGGAGTGAGACAAATCTTCGTCTCATGTGCTGTCCCCTTTGTAACTATGGTCGAGATTCTAGAGATCACTTATTCTTTCAATGCACTTATGCGGCTAAGGTGTGGAACATTGTTAACAGAAGGATTGATATGGGGAATGTTAATGATACGTGGAACTCAATTCTGGTGTGGATTGAGCAGAATTCTGCTTCTAAGAAGCTGGAACACATTGTTTGTAAGCTGGTTGTTGCGGCTTCTGCATATTTCATATGGCAGGAGAGGAATAACCGTCTGTTTTCAAATGTACAAAGAAACGAAGACACGGTGGCTCAAGTTGTCCTTGATATGGTTCGGCTACGTATTATGGGATTCAAGATCGGAAGAGACGCTAACCATGGGAAGCTTTTGGAAGCATGGAGACTGATGGAAGACGAACCGGGCTGA